The following coding sequences lie in one Alphaproteobacteria bacterium genomic window:
- the rimM gene encoding ribosome maturation factor RimM (Essential for efficient processing of 16S rRNA), producing the protein MRSVVKVRSTSGNNVCLGVIVGAHGVRGEVRVRSFTASPAALVAYGPLSDEAGERIFTVALVAKSRGQLILRIEGIVERNAAESLAGLHLYVARSSLPDTEENEFYHEDLIGLRASNADGSAMGVVRAIHDFGAGAVIELERTDGEEMLLPFTRVTFPVVDIARGRLVVDPPAEIDAVPDAANDAPVEEVRP; encoded by the coding sequence ATGAGGAGCGTTGTGAAGGTCCGCAGCACGAGCGGCAATAACGTTTGCCTCGGCGTAATCGTCGGCGCGCATGGCGTGCGCGGCGAGGTCCGAGTGCGGAGCTTCACGGCAAGTCCGGCGGCCCTCGTCGCCTACGGGCCGCTCAGCGACGAGGCTGGCGAGCGCATTTTTACAGTCGCACTCGTCGCCAAATCGCGCGGCCAGCTCATCCTGCGCATCGAGGGCATCGTCGAGCGCAATGCGGCCGAGTCGCTCGCCGGGCTCCACCTCTATGTGGCGCGCTCGTCCCTGCCCGACACGGAGGAAAACGAGTTCTACCACGAGGACCTGATCGGCCTTCGGGCCTCAAACGCCGACGGTAGCGCTATGGGCGTCGTGCGCGCGATTCACGATTTCGGCGCCGGCGCTGTGATCGAGCTCGAGCGCACGGACGGCGAGGAGATGTTGCTCCCCTTCACACGCGTGACCTTCCCCGTCGTGGATATCGCCCGTGGCCGGCTTGTCGTAGACCCGCCCGCCGAGATCGATGCTGTTCCGGACGCAGCGAATGACGCGCCGGTCGAGGAGGTGCGCCCATGA
- the trmD gene encoding tRNA (guanosine(37)-N1)-methyltransferase TrmD: MSLSAARPWTATVLTIFPEMFPGPLAHSLAGRAQEAGLWALETVDIRTFAGDKHRTVDDAPFGGGPGMVMRPDVLDAAIESVTRDAKPAGALLYLSPRGNLIDQARVKALAAEPAVTIVCGRFEGVDERVLESRGIEEASVGDFVLSGGEPAAICLIDACVRLLPGVMGREESREEESFERGLLEYPHYTRPQHWRGRDVPEVLLSGHHERIRAWRLSQAERITRERRPDLWVRYNAAGHVNRG, encoded by the coding sequence ATGAGCCTTTCGGCAGCGCGTCCCTGGACAGCGACCGTGCTCACGATCTTTCCCGAAATGTTTCCGGGCCCCCTTGCCCATTCGCTTGCGGGGCGCGCGCAAGAGGCCGGGCTTTGGGCGCTCGAGACAGTGGACATTCGCACCTTCGCGGGCGATAAACACCGCACCGTCGACGACGCACCCTTCGGCGGCGGGCCCGGCATGGTGATGCGGCCCGATGTGCTGGACGCGGCAATCGAATCCGTGACGAGGGATGCAAAGCCAGCGGGGGCGCTTCTTTATCTCTCGCCGCGCGGGAACCTGATCGATCAGGCGCGCGTGAAGGCCCTCGCGGCAGAGCCTGCCGTCACCATCGTCTGTGGCAGGTTCGAAGGGGTCGATGAGCGCGTCCTCGAATCGCGCGGGATCGAAGAGGCGAGCGTCGGCGATTTCGTCCTGTCGGGCGGGGAGCCCGCGGCGATTTGTCTGATCGACGCCTGCGTGCGGCTCCTGCCCGGCGTGATGGGCAGAGAAGAATCGCGGGAGGAGGAAAGTTTCGAACGCGGGCTGCTCGAATATCCCCATTACACGCGACCGCAGCACTGGCGGGGCCGGGACGTTCCGGAGGTGCTGCTGAGCGGCCATCACGAGCGCATCAGGGCCTGGCGATTGAGCCAGGCGGAACGCATCACGCGGGAGCGTCGGCCGGATCTTTGGGTCCGCTACAACGCTGCCGGGCATGTCAATCGAGGGTAA